A window from Equus caballus isolate H_3958 breed thoroughbred chromosome 8, TB-T2T, whole genome shotgun sequence encodes these proteins:
- the LOC102149136 gene encoding uncharacterized protein produces the protein MTQLSENISPLLSTGPEEVDRLRPRGRLPRRTGRGDAARRAVRSAATQDEQGPPVAGREARAHDPEPRRPLTPGRSGTPSVGAREAGAQAGRGSRAHAPRPGRAAAPGTEARARAGCACACARRARRGVCTRAGGGRRPGAHAHRGAEAGGVPGSGERCGRPSLLLAGGRRKHQRPRKFPLRLREAECVQGTERSAPRRGVADRRSSVRRSAVAAVRNCRRRPRSPPWFLRPAVAGCAGFCLTVERSWLSEFNGVDANYQESHGRNPGPWGFARSLPSLNIHTLMSSV, from the exons GCCCAGAAGAGGTGGACCGCCTCCGCCCTCGGGGCCGCCTGCCGCGGAGGACAGgccggggagacgcggcccgcagAGCCGTGCGCTCGGCCGCCACTCAAGACGAACAGGGTCCGCCCGTGGCCGGGAGGGAGGCGCGGGCCCACGACCCGGAGCCCCGGCGCCCGCTCACCCCCGGCCGGTCCGGGACACCCAGCGTGGGCGCTCGGGAGGCCGGCGCGCAGGCCGGCAGAGGGAGCCGGGCCCACGCGCCCCGCCcgggccgcgccgccgccccaGGGACCGAGGCGCGTGCCAGGGCGGGCTGCGCATGCGCGTGCGCACGGCGGGCGCGGCGCGGCGTGTGCACGCgagccgggggcgggcggcggccggGGGCGCATGCGCACCGGGGCGCCGAGGCTGGAGGCGTGCCCGGCTCAGGAGAGCGGTGCGGTCGGCCCAGTCTGCTTCTCGCTGGCGGGCGCCGTAAGCATCAGCGTCCCCGCAAGTTCCCACTTCGGCTGCGGGAAGCAGAGTGTGTGCAGGGAACGGAACGCTCGGCTCCGCGGCGGGGAGTTGCAGATAGAAGGAGCTCGGTCCGCAGGAGCGCGGTGGCGGCGGTGCGGAACTGCCGGCGCCGGCCCCGGAGCCCCCCGTGGTTTCTTAGGCCCGCCGTCGCCGGCTGTGCGGGGTTTTGTTTAACTGTTG AGAGGAGCTGGCTCTCGGAGTTTAATGGTGTGGATGCAAACTACCAGGAGTCTCATGGGAGGAACCCAGGCCCATGGGGCTTTGCCAGGAGCCTGCCTTCTCTCAACATCCA caccCTCATGAGCTCGGTGTGA